The proteins below are encoded in one region of Acidithiobacillus ferrooxidans ATCC 23270:
- a CDS encoding XRE family transcriptional regulator → MMSFVSISTEYSRAKHYVKRRPADSTYRSAKLLGMELHERIKFAIKQSGFTQNALAEKLGISRGSISQWVSGNIATRTVPSRENLFRLAELSGVPIEWLWSGRESAAHKPQKPEGSLSVSEYQDEEGLGDGEVEIPALNLQVGAGSRIVCETIQEERKFRYARSWLQKYGLDSKYLFRVRVYGDSMEPYIKNGAWITVDKSRTNIQNGKIYVLRSGEEIQVKALFKRPDSGIIIRSNNPAYPDVQVSATDMEHIAIIGEVIEFSVTLISPIKNGSTI, encoded by the coding sequence ATGATGAGTTTCGTATCCATATCGACAGAGTACAGCCGTGCTAAACACTATGTCAAGCGCCGCCCGGCTGACAGCACGTATAGATCAGCTAAACTTTTAGGTATGGAACTACATGAAAGAATCAAGTTTGCCATCAAGCAATCCGGGTTTACACAGAATGCCTTGGCCGAAAAGCTGGGGATTTCTCGTGGATCTATATCACAATGGGTTTCTGGAAATATTGCCACCAGAACCGTTCCCTCGAGGGAAAACCTTTTCCGCCTAGCCGAATTGTCTGGTGTACCCATTGAGTGGCTATGGAGTGGACGCGAATCCGCAGCGCACAAACCACAGAAGCCGGAAGGTAGTCTGAGTGTTTCAGAATATCAAGACGAAGAAGGTTTAGGTGATGGTGAGGTAGAAATCCCCGCCTTGAATTTACAGGTTGGTGCGGGCAGCAGAATTGTATGCGAAACAATACAAGAGGAGCGTAAATTTCGATACGCCAGATCTTGGCTTCAAAAATACGGCCTTGACAGTAAGTATCTGTTTAGAGTCAGGGTTTATGGTGACTCAATGGAGCCGTACATCAAAAACGGAGCGTGGATCACTGTTGACAAAAGCCGAACCAACATACAAAACGGAAAAATATACGTTCTAAGGTCAGGCGAAGAAATACAAGTAAAGGCTCTATTTAAGCGCCCGGATAGCGGTATTATTATTCGTTCCAACAATCCAGCTTATCCAGATGTGCAAGTGTCCGCAACGGATATGGAGCACATCGCCATTATTGGTGAGGTTATTGAGTTTAGTGTGACATTGATATCGCCAATCAAAAACGGTTCGACGATTTAA
- a CDS encoding Cro/CI family transcriptional regulator: MDTKLIIKSLGGPTAVARLIGITKGAVSQWKAIPVDKAILIERATHGSITRQELRPDIFLPHVSDGDTS, from the coding sequence ATGGATACGAAACTCATCATCAAATCCTTGGGCGGTCCTACCGCCGTGGCGAGACTGATCGGCATCACAAAAGGTGCGGTCTCGCAGTGGAAGGCTATCCCAGTCGATAAGGCTATCCTTATAGAGCGCGCCACCCACGGGTCAATTACCCGGCAAGAGCTTCGCCCAGATATCTTTCTTCCACACGTCTCAGACGGTGACACCTCGTGA
- a CDS encoding BRO-N domain-containing protein gives MDTHTPGASAPVQAAKSAVFQFHSTEVRTVDRDGQVWFAGDVAKALNYADAVQMTRVLDEDEKGLHTMQTLGGNQQVVVLSESGLYHALLKSRKPEARPFRRWVTAEVLPAIRRNGTSSVAAAQIPDALQKTRYLLTVYADGRSQITPLPQDAAVLSAKNKISMSTLMREFIPSEILPDLMHIGLDRLARMAEQGRNVPVCATPVDKEVEP, from the coding sequence ATGGACACCCATACCCCCGGCGCGTCCGCGCCTGTGCAGGCTGCAAAGTCCGCTGTCTTTCAATTCCACTCCACCGAAGTCCGCACCGTAGATCGTGACGGTCAGGTGTGGTTTGCTGGCGATGTTGCCAAGGCGCTGAACTATGCTGATGCCGTGCAGATGACCCGGGTTCTCGATGAGGACGAAAAGGGTCTGCACACTATGCAGACCCTTGGCGGCAACCAGCAGGTTGTTGTTCTCTCCGAATCGGGCCTCTATCACGCCCTGCTCAAATCTCGCAAACCAGAGGCTCGCCCTTTCAGGCGATGGGTCACTGCTGAAGTCTTGCCCGCCATTCGTCGTAATGGCACTTCTTCAGTCGCGGCCGCGCAGATCCCCGATGCATTACAGAAAACCAGGTATCTGCTCACGGTCTATGCGGATGGCCGCTCCCAGATCACGCCACTTCCACAGGATGCGGCCGTGCTGTCAGCCAAGAACAAAATCAGCATGTCCACGCTCATGCGCGAATTCATACCCAGCGAGATATTGCCGGACCTGATGCACATCGGACTCGACCGTCTGGCCAGGATGGCGGAACAAGGCAGAAATGTCCCCGTCTGCGCCACCCCCGTCGATAAGGAAGTCGAGCCATGA